The sequence TCCGTTAACCGCCGACGCATATTAACAGGAGCGTTCGGATTGTCTATTATCCTTATAATCCCCTGCTTGGCCTCTAAGATTTGCCCAAGTTTCAGATGAAGCAAGATTCGCACCTCATTAATGGATAGGGCTAAAGCAAGAGGGGTGGGAGCTTTTAAAGACTTTTCCAAGGTTCTATTCATGTCGGCTAAGCTATCGGCATTTATTTCCGGCATTCCAATAAGCAATAAAGCCTGTTTGATCATGGATAGTTGACGGTAGGGATAAAATACCCCTTGATCTTCGCTAATACCCTTATAAAGATTGATCGCTGCTTCTAGCTTACCCGATTTAACACGCAAAGCTGCTAATTCAAACCTTGCCAGCATAGAGTAGCCGTCTTCATACTTCACCAGATTTAGTAATAAATCTTCAGCGTTGGTGTAATTCCCGGAGGCAATGATGTCTTGTGCATTTTGATATATTATTGCCCTTTCATACTGTCGGTTTTCCTGCTGTTGCCGCCACCAAACCAGAATAACAGTTAGTAAGATGATCGCTAAAATTATCGTTAGAAGCCAAGATCCGTATTTCTTCCAAATTTTAGACATTTGGTCACGACGGATATCTTCTTCAATTTCTCTAAAAATTTCATTCAAAAGTATCTCTCCTATCTTTGCGGCATTATCTTATCGCAGTGGGACAAGAATTAAAAAACCTTTTTTTAATTAAATTTGGTGTGCCAACATTGGCGCAACATTATTCCAGTTACAATTTTTTAAGCTAAAATAGATTGCGTCCAATCAAAATATAGCCATATCCCATTGGATAAGAAAATTCTCAGCAAAATTAAACTTGGATTATAGATACGAATTTTGCAAATCAGGCAAGATACTTTTTGCATTATTTGTGATTAAAAAACTTGCTCTTCACTAAAATTTATATTTAGTATTAATAGTATATTGTTTAAAAAATAACACAACATATAGCATGTTTTATTGGCAAACCTTTCGCGCAACAACCAACAAAGAAGTAATAGAAATGGCCTGGACAGATCAACGCGTAGAAATGCTTAAGAAATTTTGGTTACAAGGGTTTTCTGCAAGTCAGATTGCTAAAAAGCTTGGGGGAGTTACAAGAAATGCGGTCATCGGCAAAGCCCATCGGATGGGTTTAACAGGAAGGCTGTCCCCCATTAAACGTCAAGAAGTGAAAACTTCAATTGAAATTTTTCAAACTGATTTAAAGCCGTTAGCAGATACGCAAGCTATTAAAAAACCTTGTATGTGGCCAGTCGGTGACCCTAAACAGTCGGATTTTCATTTTTGTGGCCACGACTCGGAAGTTGGAAGACCTTATTGTACCGAACATTGTGTTATTGCATATAACCGAAAACATGAGTCAGCCGCATAAAAATTTATCGTTTAAATCTTATTTATTAAAAACGGTTTAAATCATAAGGCATTACTGAAAAAACATTCTCAGCAGCCTTACTTGAGGCTCTGCTAAGTTTTATATGATGATGGTGCTGGCTGGCCTAGATCTTGCATGGCTGGTAAATCGACATAATATTGACGACTTGCAGTTTCCGTTACCCCTTGAATCCCTACCAAAAGCATTCCCGGCTTATTCGGATCATCTACGCTAAGGGGTAACGTCATTCTTTCATAAACCAAGTATTTCTCACCACGTCGCTTAAGATTTACCCGATAAAAATTTGGAGCAGCTGTTTTGGCCGCCTCTTTAAAAGCATGGATAGTTGCATGACGTTGAAAATTATCACTTAGTTCGTTGGCCCAATGCCCCTGAAGACTACATCTGCTGATTTTATCAAGTTCCGCACCGCTTAAGCGGTAGCGAAAAAGAAATGGCTGGTTACCTGTGGGATCAGGGTAAATTTCAATTAGCAAAATCCAGCCCAACATAAAAACCAAGTCCACCGGGTTAACATCCGAACGTGCAGGCATAAGCCGCCCATTTCGTAAATTATTCCAGTAATCAAATAATTTCATTAATTTGTTGTTCTGTATTTCAGCCAAGCTCAGAACAGCCATTTCACCTTCGATTATATCATTTTCTTCAGCCATTCTAAATCCTCAGTATCTATGAATTAGAGGGTAGGGTATCTGCTAATTATTAACAAAAGGTTAACAAATTATTTCCAATGAAGTCTTTTGCTATTCTGTTTTCTTTTCCAATATTGCTCCAAAGAAACCATCTGTGTGATGGGTAAACGGTAAAAGTTTTAGATAATCTTCATTTTTTTGTGTCAAAGGCATTAAAGAAATTAGCTGGTGATAGTGAAGCCAGTCAGCAATTTTATAAAGTTTAAAGGACTGAGATTTTTGTAAAAATTTGTTAACAACGGCTTCGTTTTCCAAACTAAACAATGAGCATGTTGAATAAACAATTTGCCCCCCCTTTTTAACTAATTGTGCAGCATCCATTAAAAGCTTTTCTTGAATTGCGGATAAATCTTTGAGTTGAGATTCCTCTACCCGCCATCTTGCTTCTGGATTGCGCCGCCATGTGCCACTACCGCTGCAAGGAGCATCAATCAAAACAAGATCAAAATTTTCGATATGCCTTTTCATCCATTGATTAGCATCTTCAGGAAGCAATTGGCATTTTGCATTATGTACCCCCGCCCTAGCCAGTCTTTTACGCGCCCTTTCAAGCCTATCTTCATGAATATCCAAAGCAAGGATAAAACCTTTATTTTGCATCATTCCAGCTAAAGCTAAGGTTTTTCCGCCTGCTCCTGCACAAAAATCTAGCACCCGCATCCCGGGTTTTACCTGGGTTAATAAAGCAATAATTTGAGAGCCTTCATCTTGAATTTCCACCTCCCCTTTTTGAAATTCTGTTGATGCGGTAATACTAATCTTATTTTTTATGCGCAAACCCCAGGGAGAATAAGGGGTTAAATTTACAGGAATTTTTTGTTCTGCTAATCTACGATAAATATCTTCTTTCTGAGCTTTAAGGGTGTTAACCCTTAAATCTAAGAAAGCTTGCTCAGAAAAGCTGCTTAACAATTCTTTTAAAACATGTGGATATTCAAGAGAAAGCAATTGGTAAACCCATTCAGGCACTTCAAAACGGACATATTCCGGTCCATTCATTAGTTTTTCTGCCCATTTGTGTCGTGCCAATATTTCAAGTAATTTTATTTCAGGTGCAGAGAGCATTTCTGGGCCAAATTGTTGGCCAAAATGGTTTTTTATCCTTTCAAAAGACTGATTTTTAATAACACTGAGATAGGTCAGCACCAACAAACGAATTCGTTCCAATTGATTTTTTGGAAATACATTCGTTTGATTGATTACCCAATGCAACCTTGCATGGTGGCGCAGAACATCATAAACGAAATCACCCATATGGCGCCGATCATGACTGCCCATAAAATGATTGGCCCGAAAAAAAGATGTGCAAATTCTATCTGCAGCCTTACGTGTACTATATATTTCCTCTAGTAAAACAATAACGGAGTGGATAAATGGCGCTTCTCTCATCTTTGGCCAACTTTTGTATTGTTGATATTTTTATACACTTTCTGCACCTTAAAAATCTCCTTTGCAAGTTAGTTTATAATAAAAAGCTTTAATTGTTTCATAAGACAGAGGCTTTAATTCTACTTTCGTTCAATGAATATTTTTACTGCAGCATTTTTACAAGTTGCTTTAATCACCATAACGCAAGGATATTTTTAATGCACTGTTCTTAATCTTTTAGTAACCGTATCGGTTTTAGGATGTTTTTTTATAATTTAGTACGTTAGTATTGCATCATGCCTAAACCATTTAAAATTTTATTTTTGATAGAACTGCTACTCTTACCTATTTTATGGGGCTGTACTTCTTCGAAAAACGATAGTTTAACTTCCACACAATCTTCTTCTAACCTCGATGAAAATTTATTAGAAGAAGGGATTATGGATGTTATCGATTTGCATCTTGAGGTCAGCGATCCGAAAACTCTGGTTGAACGGGCATTGAAAGGGGTTATCCAGCAATCTTCTTCGCTAAATATTATTACATATAAGAATGCGATTTTATTAGAAAAAAATCATCAATTTTTGGCTCGCTTTACATCTCCATATTCGCAAGATACGGAAGAATGGGTTAATTTTGCTAACACAATAATTGCCAAGGCGCGGCAATCTGATCCCCAACTATCTGCCATGAGCCAGGATAGTTTGCACAAGGTTTTCTTTAACACCATACTAAAATCCTTGGATCCCTATTCAAGATATGTAGATCCTTTTGAAGCCCACGTTAACAGATTGATGCGCGAAGGAAATAATCTAGGCATTCTAATATCAAAGAACCCTACCGGAATTGTGATTGCAGCCCTTATAGCCCAAGGCAGTGCTGCAAATGCAGGGTTAAAGAAGGAAGATTACATCATAGCTATCAATGGCAAATCTTTGCATGCACTGGACATTCCCCAAATTTATCAATTATTATATGATCCAAGTCTTAATCCTCTTTCCTTAACTATTCAGCGCGATAGTTCCACGCCCTTTGAAATTACGATTGATCAATCACATAACAAAAATACATCGGTCAAGGTTTTTGTTCAGGACAAAATCCTTTACATAAAAATTACTAATTTCAACGAATTAACCGTACCACTTATATTGGATAAAACCACTCCTATCCTGGCAAATATGCAACAAGATTTAGAAGGTGTTGTTTTAGATCTACGCAGCAATCCGGGGGTCTACTATTGCCAGCCGTTGAAGCGGCTGACTTATTCCTCGATCAAGGTGTTATCACTATTGTCAAAGGGCGCAATCCACAAAGTTATCAATTTTTTGAAGCAACAGAGGGTGATCATTTCCATCGTTTGCCCACGGTAGTTATCATTAATGGCAGAAGTGCCTCTGCTGCAGAGATTCTTACCGCGGCTTTAAAGGATAATAAAAGGGCGATCATCATTGGTTCCACTTCCTACGGGAAAGGAACCGTCCAAACTATCCCCTCCCTATCAAATAACGCAGAAATATCCATTACCTGGGCAAATTTTTATTCGCCTAACGGTAGCCCCATTAATATTAAAGGAATTATTCCTCACTTTTGTACCCAGGATATAGTTGAAACAACCATTGACAAGCAACTAGAAGGCTATTACTTGCAAGAAAAGCCATCGAACGCAACATGCGCTAAAAGCACGGCGGTACGCAACATAGAGGAATTGGTTGCCAAGAAATTAATAAAAAGTGGAAGATTTGCACAGCTATTACTTCAGTGAATTTGGCAAGTTATCCAATAAAGGCCTCACCCTTTATCAATAATACGGCTTTACCCAATAAAAAAACTTGCCTCAGCTAAATCATCTATTTAATTTTGGCTTCTTTGAAGTCCACATGCTTCTTAACTACCGGATCATATTTACGGAATTGCAATTTTTCTGTTGAGGTGCGGGGATTCTTTTTGGTAACGTAGAAGTAACCCGTATCCGCCGAGCTAACTAATCTGATCATTACACGACCTGTTTTTGCCATAGAAATAAATCCCTTATCCGGTTAAAATAACACAAAGCGACTGCAGAAGAATTATGTGGTTTCCATATTCTGTCAAGCAAAATTCAACAATATTTTACTAAAAAACGTTTTAGTGGGTTTTATAGCGCAATTTTATGAAACAATAACTGACTGATCATTATCAGCAGGTTTTTGTTTAGCATCTAACAGTGCTTTTTCAGCTTTCTGTAAAAAACTGCCAGAAGTTAAGTTGGCCCCAGAAGATGAGGTAATGCCTAAAGAAATTTTTATTTTAATTGCCTGTTGATCTTGAAACAAAGACTGCTTTACTAAATATTGTCTCAGTTTTTTTGCAAATTGTACGGCAACTTCCGTTGGGGTATCCATCGTTAAAATTGCCAAATCATGAGAACCCATACGGATCAATAAATCTGAAATCGATATATAGGCAGAAATTTTTTTACCTATTTCACCCATCATCTTCTCTATGTCCGCAAGGGATGTTTTAGGGGTTGTCCCCTCACCTATAAAATCAATCGACATCATGATCAAGGAAACCGGCCTCGCCATTTGTATAGCATTCTTAATGGAGCCTTCTAAATATCGGAGTAAATATTTTTTATTATAAAGACCTGTTGAATGGTCAATAAAAGTTGCAGAAACGCTCATGTTCTGCAATGACTTTAATCTTTCTGAGCAGGAGCTTTTTCTTAATTGTGTCTTGCAGCGTAATAATACTTCAGCTTTTTCGATGGGCCTCAAGAAATAATCACTTGCACCCATATCTAACCCAGCTACAAATTTTAATAATTGGCTTTCATCACCGGTCAATAAAATGGGTATACGGCGGGTTAAGTCTTCTGACCTTAAAAAAGATAAAAGTTCTAGATTTTTATTATTTTCCAAGCCTAAACTTAAAATAATTAGAGAATAATCATGGGTATGGATTGCTTTAACTACATCTTGATCGTTATTTATATAGGTAACTTTGCTTTTGACGTCTTCTAAAGTTTTCTTTATCTTCTCCCCAGTTGAGCCGGATTCATGGATAAGTAAGATGTCATCATAGGCAAGATCATCCTCAATGCTTGTATTGCTGCTTGGAAGCAGATAAAAATCGCCTAAGGTTTTTTCTCTGGTATTTAGCTCATCAAGTAAAAATTTAAGCTGCAAGAGGGAACGTACCCTTGCGAATAAAGCAATGTCATTAATCGGCTTCGTTAAGAAATCATCTGCCCCTACCTCTAAACTACGCACGCGATGTTGGATGTCACCGAAGGCAGTTATCATTACCACTGGTAAATCAGCTATCACACTATTAGAACGTATCCGTTGACATACTTCAAATCCATCCATTTCCGGCATCATCACGTCTAATAAAACCAAGTCCACATGCTGCTGATTAAGTATATCTAAAGCTTTCTGACCTGAATTAACCAAAATCACCTGGAAATTTTCAATAACTAATTTCGCTTCTAATAAGCGTAGATTTGGGAGGATGTCATCAACAACAAGAATACATGCTGGCATAAAATTAATCTTTCTTCGCAGATGCAGCAAGATGATGCTGGATTGTTTGTAAAAATGGCACAATGGATATAGGCTTGGCAATATAGCCTTCACAGCCGCTTTCTCTTATTCGTTGTTCATCGCCTTTCATGGCAAAGGCCGTAACAGCTATAATGGGAATTTTCTTTAGTTTTTCATCATCTTTAATCCATTTTGTTACTTCAAGACCCGAAATTTCTGGAAGTTGAATATCCATTAATATTAAGTCAGGGAAGTGCATATGGGCAAGTTTAAGTGCTTCAATTCCTTGTCTAGCTTGAATAATTTCATATCCCTGGGCTTCAAGCAAATCGTTGAATAAGCGCATATTCAGCTCATTATCTTCAACAATCAAAATTTTCTTTTTTATTGGGATTTTATTCATTTTTAGAAACTTGTATGACCCTTTAATAAATTTCCTTATGGAGATTGATTGCCGCAAATTTTATTGATCAATTACCCATTGTAATCCGGCATTTTCCTGTCTTATATTCTCTATTTTATTTGCACATCAGGATTAGGAATTACAAAGCCTGGTTGCTGCTGGGTAATACAATGAATACCGCCACCACCTTTGAAAATATCAATTGCAGGAACCTGAAGCACTTTTCTACCCGGATATAGTTTGCCAATAGCTTCAAAGGCCTTGTGGTCTTGATCATCTTTAAATGATGGCATGATGATTGCCCCATTTGCCAAATAAAAATTTAAATATGATAACGACATCCGACGTCCATCTGATAAATTTTGTGGGGCTGGCTGCTCTATCTCAACGATATTAAATTCTCTGCCTTTAGCATCCTTGGCTGATTTAATCCTATTAATATTTTCTTGTAAAACATGATAATTGCCATCCCTTTTATCAGGGGTGGTCAGCATACAGAGAGCGGCTGGTTTAAAGAAACATGCAATCTCATCAACATGCCCGTCAGTATCATCATCTTGTAAACCACCCGCTAACCATATGACCTTTTGAATTCCTAAATATTCTTTAAAAATTTCTTCAATATCTTGTTTATCCATATTAGGATTACGGTTTGGATTAAGCAAACAACTTTCCGTCGTGATCAGCGTACCCTCGCCATCCACATGGATTGCACCACCCTCCATTACCATGGGTGCGTTAAACCAACGAATTCCCAGATGGTTTAAAATAGCTTCTGAAACAAGAGCGTCTCTTTCATAACCAGGATACTTATTTCCCCAAGCGTTCCATTGCCAACGAATGGCTGCAACGCCTTTTTTCGGATTTACCACAAAAGTTGGGCCATTGTCGCGCAACCAAGAGTCGTCGTGTAGGACTGCCAAGGTATTGACCTTGCCTTTACAACGGATAGAAACCTCAGCTACATTTTTTGATTTAGCAATCATTGTTACAGGTTCAAACAAAGCAATTGCATGTGCAACTTCGGCATAGGCATTCCGAGCTGATTCCAAATGTTCGCCCCATAATTCCTCACGCTCTGGCCAAGCCATCCAACATCTTGTATGATGCTGCCATTCAGCTGGCATATAAAAAGACTCATCGGTAGGGACAGTCATTTTGTTCCTTCAATTTTAATAAAACAACTTACTGACGGCATTCTATGCTTATTTCGCTTTTTTTTCAGCAGGTAAATCAAGCTTAATATGCAATTCCTTCATCCTGGCTGCAGGAACCTCTGCAGGTGCTTGCATCATTAAATCCATGGCTTGCTGATTCATCGGAAACGCGACTACTTCTCTAATATTTTTTTCTTCCGCCAACAACATGACAATTCGATCAATACCCGGCGCTGACCCTCCATGGGGTGGTGCCCCATAACGGAAAGCGTTCAACATCCCCCCAAATCTTGCCTCCACTTCTTGGCGCGAATATCCGGCAATTTCAAAAGCTTTAAACATGATATCAGGACGATGGTTACGAATAGCTCCGCTGGATAATTCCACCCCGTTGCAAACAATATCATATTGATAGGCTTTAATCGACAAAGGATCCTTTTGTTCTAAGGCCTCAAGCTCGCCTTGGGGCATAGAAAATGGATTGTGACAAAACTCTATTTTTCCATTATCGGGGTTAAGCTCATACATAGGGAAATCCACAATCCAACAAAATTCAAATTTTTGGCGGTTGATTAAATCTAATTCCTCTCCCAATTTTGTGCGAACAAGCCCGGCAATTTTAGAAATTTTATTGGCTTTTTCACAAACAAAGAAAATACTATCCCCAGGCTTCGCTTTAAACAAACTTTGCAAATGCTTTATTTTCTGCGTATCAAGATTTTTGGCTATCGGTCCTTTGGCTCCCTCGTCCGTGAAAGAAAGATAGCCAAGCCCTCCTAAACCTTGCTCACGCGCCCAGTCATTTAATTTATCAAAAAAGCTTCTAGGTTTAGAAGCAGTATTGCTACAGTTAATCGCACGAACAGCAGAATTATTTTTAATTGCTTTTGTAAATAATTCAAAAGCTGAATCACGGAATATATCGGTAACATCCTGGATTTTAAGAGGATTACGTAAATCTGGTTTATCGGAACCATAATATAACATCGAATCATCATATGTAATTCGCGGGAAAGGCATGGAACTGACCATTTTGTCTTTTGCAAATTCTACAAATAATCCGTGTAAAACAGGTTCAATCGCCTGGAAAACATCTTCTTGGGTTACAAAAGACATTTCAAAGTCTAACTGATAAAACTCCCCGGGAGAGCGGTCAGCCCGGCTATCTTCATCTCGAAAACAAGGGGCAATTTGAAAATATTTGTCAAATCCTGCAACCATCAGTAACTGCTTGAATTGTTGGGGCGCTTGCGGCAACGCATAAAATTTTCCTGGGTGCAACCGGCTTGGCACCAGAAAATCCCGTGCCCCTTCTGGGCTGCTTGACGTTAAAATTGGCGTTTGAAATTCAACAAAACCTTGTTTGATCATTCTTTGCCGTAAACTTGAAATAACCTTTGACCGCAACAGAATATTATGGTGGACTTTTTCGCGCCTTAAATCCAGGAAACGATATTTTAAACGAATATCTTCATGGGCGTTTTCTTCGCTATTAACTTGCAGGGGTAGGTTTTCTGCAGAAGATAACAATTTTATATCCGATATTTTAACTTCTATATCCCCTGTGGGCAATTTTGGATTTACCGTCTCCAAAGGCCTTGCCACGACTAGCCCCGTGACACAAATGACGCTCTCTGATTTTACGGTTTCCAATAATTTCAAATGGGCACTGGATATATCCGTCACACATTGGGTAATTCCATAATTATCCCGTAGATCAATAAACAACAAATTGCCATGATCCCTTTTCCGGTGCACCCAACCGGATAAACGGCAAATCTTACCTATATCTGCTTTACGCAATGCCCCACATTGATGGGTACGATATTCATGCATCAAACTGAAATCCTTCTGTTTATTAAAATATCTTTGGCTAAAATTAAGTTTCCAGATAATGTCGTGATTATTGTTATTTCCTTATCACCTAGCAAGAAACTTTTTATCACTCTATGACAAAACGTTTTATTACAACAACAGATCAGCTTATAGCCTTTTGTGAACAATTTGCCAACCAACAAATGATTGGCCTTGATACAGAATTTGTGCGTCAACACACTTTCTGGCCACAAGCTTGTTTAATGCAAGTGGCGGGGGAACATGAAGTGGCGGTTATTGATATTTTATCATCCGAGTTAAGTTTAGACCCTTTAATTAAACTATTATTTGATCAAAAGAAAATTAAAGTGTTTCATTCTGCACGCCAAGATTTGGAAGTTTTTTGGCATTTATGGAAAAGGATACCCTCGCCAATCGCTGATACACAGGTTACAGCAATGGCTTGCGGTTTTGGGGAATCGATCAGTTACGAGAATTTAGTACAGAAAATTATTGGTGTTCCTTTAGATAAGTCTGCAAGGGTGAGTAATTGGCTAAAACGACCCTTGTCAGTTGAGCAAATTGAATATGCGGGCAATGATGTTTTATATCTACTGCCCATTCATAAACATTTACAAAATCTTTTATCCCAACTTCAAAGAGAGAGCTGGATCGAAGATTTTATTAATGAATTGGTGCAACCGCAAACATATATTATAAAACCCCAAGAATCGTGGAAAAAAATCGGTCTGCGTCATATTAAAAGTAAAGATTTCTTTTTATTTAAAAACCTTTGCGCCTGGCGTGAGGAAAAAGCAGCAGCAATTGATGTTCCTAGACAACACATGATCAGCGATGATCATATTATTAAGATCTGCGAGCGACCTTCTCAAGAAATGAAAAGAATGGAGCTTTATATATTACCTCAAAAAACGAGCTCTTATAAAAATCAATTTATTGCAGAAATTTGTGAGATAATCAAAAAGCCTAAAAAGCCTTTGGAAGACCTGCCGATAGAATTCAAAAACAGTAAAAATGAATATCTTTTTCTAGTTGAACTCATCAAAATTTACATGAAAATGAAGGCAGAAAATCT is a genomic window of Rhodospirillaceae bacterium containing:
- a CDS encoding tetratricopeptide repeat protein; this encodes MNEIFREIEEDIRRDQMSKIWKKYGSWLLTIILAIILLTVILVWWRQQQENRQYERAIIYQNAQDIIASGNYTNAEDLLLNLVKYEDGYSMLARFELAALRVKSGKLEAAINLYKGISEDQGVFYPYRQLSMIKQALLLIGMPEINADSLADMNRTLEKSLKAPTPLALALSINEVRILLHLKLGQILEAKQGIIRIIDNPNAPVNMRRRLTELLKTIE
- a CDS encoding PAS domain-containing protein, encoding MAEENDIIEGEMAVLSLAEIQNNKLMKLFDYWNNLRNGRLMPARSDVNPVDLVFMLGWILLIEIYPDPTGNQPFLFRYRLSGAELDKISRCSLQGHWANELSDNFQRHATIHAFKEAAKTAAPNFYRVNLKRRGEKYLVYERMTLPLSVDDPNKPGMLLVGIQGVTETASRQYYVDLPAMQDLGQPAPSSYKT
- a CDS encoding response regulator translates to MPACILVVDDILPNLRLLEAKLVIENFQVILVNSGQKALDILNQQHVDLVLLDVMMPEMDGFEVCQRIRSNSVIADLPVVMITAFGDIQHRVRSLEVGADDFLTKPINDIALFARVRSLLQLKFLLDELNTREKTLGDFYLLPSSNTSIEDDLAYDDILLIHESGSTGEKIKKTLEDVKSKVTYINNDQDVVKAIHTHDYSLIILSLGLENNKNLELLSFLRSEDLTRRIPILLTGDESQLLKFVAGLDMGASDYFLRPIEKAEVLLRCKTQLRKSSCSERLKSLQNMSVSATFIDHSTGLYNKKYLLRYLEGSIKNAIQMARPVSLIMMSIDFIGEGTTPKTSLADIEKMMGEIGKKISAYISISDLLIRMGSHDLAILTMDTPTEVAVQFAKKLRQYLVKQSLFQDQQAIKIKISLGITSSSGANLTSGSFLQKAEKALLDAKQKPADNDQSVIVS
- the rnd gene encoding ribonuclease D, which produces MTKRFITTTDQLIAFCEQFANQQMIGLDTEFVRQHTFWPQACLMQVAGEHEVAVIDILSSELSLDPLIKLLFDQKKIKVFHSARQDLEVFWHLWKRIPSPIADTQVTAMACGFGESISYENLVQKIIGVPLDKSARVSNWLKRPLSVEQIEYAGNDVLYLLPIHKHLQNLLSQLQRESWIEDFINELVQPQTYIIKPQESWKKIGLRHIKSKDFFLFKNLCAWREEKAAAIDVPRQHMISDDHIIKICERPSQEMKRMELYILPQKTSSYKNQFIAEICEIIKKPKKPLEDLPIEFKNSKNEYLFLVELIKIYMKMKAENLKIAVRVIGTQQDIENMVFHPTIPNRLLEGWRYEIFGADAFKILLGESGLLIKKGMIETFSLQKN
- a CDS encoding RsmB/NOP family class I SAM-dependent RNA methyltransferase; protein product: MGDFVYDVLRHHARLHWVINQTNVFPKNQLERIRLLVLTYLSVIKNQSFERIKNHFGQQFGPEMLSAPEIKLLEILARHKWAEKLMNGPEYVRFEVPEWVYQLLSLEYPHVLKELLSSFSEQAFLDLRVNTLKAQKEDIYRRLAEQKIPVNLTPYSPWGLRIKNKISITASTEFQKGEVEIQDEGSQIIALLTQVKPGMRVLDFCAGAGGKTLALAGMMQNKGFILALDIHEDRLERARKRLARAGVHNAKCQLLPEDANQWMKRHIENFDLVLIDAPCSGSGTWRRNPEARWRVEESQLKDLSAIQEKLLMDAAQLVKKGGQIVYSTCSLFSLENEAVVNKFLQKSQSFKLYKIADWLHYHQLISLMPLTQKNEDYLKLLPFTHHTDGFFGAILEKKTE
- a CDS encoding global cell cycle regulator GcrA-like protein; this translates as MAWTDQRVEMLKKFWLQGFSASQIAKKLGGVTRNAVIGKAHRMGLTGRLSPIKRQEVKTSIEIFQTDLKPLADTQAIKKPCMWPVGDPKQSDFHFCGHDSEVGRPYCTEHCVIAYNRKHESAA
- a CDS encoding response regulator, with protein sequence MKKKILIVEDNELNMRLFNDLLEAQGYEIIQARQGIEALKLAHMHFPDLILMDIQLPEISGLEVTKWIKDDEKLKKIPIIAVTAFAMKGDEQRIRESGCEGYIAKPISIVPFLQTIQHHLAASAKKD
- a CDS encoding agmatine deiminase family protein, which encodes MTVPTDESFYMPAEWQHHTRCWMAWPEREELWGEHLESARNAYAEVAHAIALFEPVTMIAKSKNVAEVSIRCKGKVNTLAVLHDDSWLRDNGPTFVVNPKKGVAAIRWQWNAWGNKYPGYERDALVSEAILNHLGIRWFNAPMVMEGGAIHVDGEGTLITTESCLLNPNRNPNMDKQDIEEIFKEYLGIQKVIWLAGGLQDDDTDGHVDEIACFFKPAALCMLTTPDKRDGNYHVLQENINRIKSAKDAKGREFNIVEIEQPAPQNLSDGRRMSLSYLNFYLANGAIIMPSFKDDQDHKAFEAIGKLYPGRKVLQVPAIDIFKGGGGIHCITQQQPGFVIPNPDVQIK
- the aspS gene encoding aspartate--tRNA ligase → MHEYRTHQCGALRKADIGKICRLSGWVHRKRDHGNLLFIDLRDNYGITQCVTDISSAHLKLLETVKSESVICVTGLVVARPLETVNPKLPTGDIEVKISDIKLLSSAENLPLQVNSEENAHEDIRLKYRFLDLRREKVHHNILLRSKVISSLRQRMIKQGFVEFQTPILTSSSPEGARDFLVPSRLHPGKFYALPQAPQQFKQLLMVAGFDKYFQIAPCFRDEDSRADRSPGEFYQLDFEMSFVTQEDVFQAIEPVLHGLFVEFAKDKMVSSMPFPRITYDDSMLYYGSDKPDLRNPLKIQDVTDIFRDSAFELFTKAIKNNSAVRAINCSNTASKPRSFFDKLNDWAREQGLGGLGYLSFTDEGAKGPIAKNLDTQKIKHLQSLFKAKPGDSIFFVCEKANKISKIAGLVRTKLGEELDLINRQKFEFCWIVDFPMYELNPDNGKIEFCHNPFSMPQGELEALEQKDPLSIKAYQYDIVCNGVELSSGAIRNHRPDIMFKAFEIAGYSRQEVEARFGGMLNAFRYGAPPHGGSAPGIDRIVMLLAEEKNIREVVAFPMNQQAMDLMMQAPAEVPAARMKELHIKLDLPAEKKAK
- a CDS encoding PDZ domain-containing protein — translated: MPKPFKILFLIELLLLPILWGCTSSKNDSLTSTQSSSNLDENLLEEGIMDVIDLHLEVSDPKTLVERALKGVIQQSSSLNIITYKNAILLEKNHQFLARFTSPYSQDTEEWVNFANTIIAKARQSDPQLSAMSQDSLHKVFFNTILKSLDPYSRYVDPFEAHVNRLMREGNNLGILISKNPTGIVIAALIAQGSAANAGLKKEDYIIAINGKSLHALDIPQIYQLLYDPSLNPLSLTIQRDSSTPFEITIDQSHNKNTSVKVFVQDKILYIKITNFNELTVPLILDKTTPILANMQQDLEGVVLDLRSNPGVYYCQPLKRLTYSSIKVLSLLSKGAIHKVINFLKQQRVIISIVCPR
- the rpmG gene encoding 50S ribosomal protein L33 encodes the protein MAKTGRVMIRLVSSADTGYFYVTKKNPRTSTEKLQFRKYDPVVKKHVDFKEAKIK